A single Malaclemys terrapin pileata isolate rMalTer1 chromosome 3, rMalTer1.hap1, whole genome shotgun sequence DNA region contains:
- the LOC128834259 gene encoding trace amine-associated receptor 2-like — protein sequence MAVTDFLLGLTVMPYSMVRSVENCWYFGLTFCKVHYSFDVMLCVTSIFHLCSIAVDRFYAICYPLHYSSKVTISVIKRMLAVCWSVPAAFVLGVSFSEAYASGIEGYQILDVCSSSCLVIVNKLWGTVLFTVGFFTPCCIMLGIYVKIFLVSKKHERLISSMPENANHKKPNQLSKNKDRKAAKTLSIVMGVFLICWFPCFFTVLIDPFLNFSSPALLFDALTWCGYFNSTCNPLIYGFFYPWFRKALRYILGKIFQTHFYTASLFPENQ from the coding sequence GCCCTACAGCATGGTCAGATCTGTGGAGAACTGCTGGTATTTTGGGCTCACATTCTGCAAAGTCCACTATAGTTTTGATGTGATGCTCTGTGTAACTTCTATCTTCCATCTTTGTTCCATTGCTGTTGATCGCTTTTATGCTATCTGTTACCCACTGCATTATTCTAGCAAAGTAACCATCTCTGTGATAAAGCGAATGCTAGCAGTTTGTTGGTCAGTACCAGCTGCTTTTGTTTTAGGGGTGTCTTTCTCAGAAGCATATGCTTCTGGAATAGAGGGCTATCAGATTTTAGATGTATGCTCTAGTTCCTGTCtagttatagttaataaattatgGGGAACAGTTTTGTTCACAGTTGGCTTCTTTACTCCTTGCTGTATTATGCTAGGAATTTATGTCAAAATTTTTTTAGTATCCAAAAAGCATGAACGTCTTATAAGCAGCATGCCTGAAAATGCAAATCACAAAAAGCCAAATCAACTTTCCAAGAATAAAGACAGGAAGGCTGCTAAGACACTGAGTATAGTCATGGGGGTGTTCCTAATATGCTGGTTTCCATGTTTCTTCACAGTTTTAATTGACccatttttaaatttctcttctCCTGCACTGTTGTTTGATGCCTTAACATGGTGTGGCTATTTTAATTCTACCTGTAATCCATTAATATATGGTTTTTTCTACCCATGGTTTCGAAAAGCACTGAGATACATATTAGGTAAAATATTCCAGACACACTTCTATACAGCTAGTCTGTTTCCTGAAAATCAATAA